One window from the genome of Acuticoccus sp. I52.16.1 encodes:
- the prfA gene encoding peptide chain release factor 1, with translation MALRQRLDEVVDRFNILEQRMASGPAAEEFVRLSREYAELEPLVKRVAALREAEKELAGIDEMLHGDDELAELAEAERPAVLDRIETLSDDIRVALLPKDEADTKSAILEVRAGTGGQEAALFAGDLFRMYERFSAEKGWRVEVMSLSEGEAGGYKEIIAAVRGDSVFAKLKWESGVHRVQRVPATESGGRIHTSAATVAVLPEAEDVDIDIPANDIRIDTMRASGAGGQHVNTTDSAVRITHLPTGIVVTSSEKSQHQNRARAMEVLRARLYDMQRQQAADARAADRKTQVGSGDRSERIRTYNFPQGRMTDHRINLTLYKLDEILSGAALGEVIDALATDHNAKLLAEADA, from the coding sequence ATGGCGCTTCGACAGCGGCTCGACGAGGTCGTCGACCGCTTCAACATCTTGGAACAACGTATGGCATCCGGCCCGGCGGCGGAGGAATTCGTCCGCCTGTCGCGCGAGTATGCCGAGCTGGAACCGCTGGTGAAACGCGTCGCCGCGCTGCGCGAGGCCGAGAAGGAGCTCGCCGGCATCGACGAGATGCTGCACGGCGACGACGAGCTCGCCGAGCTCGCCGAGGCCGAGCGCCCCGCCGTGCTCGACCGTATCGAGACCCTGTCGGACGATATCCGCGTCGCCCTCCTTCCCAAGGACGAGGCGGACACCAAGAGCGCCATCCTCGAGGTGCGTGCCGGAACCGGCGGCCAGGAGGCGGCCCTCTTCGCGGGCGACCTCTTTCGCATGTACGAGCGCTTTTCCGCGGAGAAGGGCTGGCGGGTCGAGGTGATGAGCCTGTCGGAGGGTGAGGCGGGGGGCTACAAGGAGATCATCGCCGCGGTGCGCGGCGACAGCGTCTTCGCCAAGCTGAAGTGGGAGTCGGGCGTGCACCGCGTCCAGCGCGTGCCGGCGACCGAGTCGGGCGGGCGCATCCACACCTCCGCCGCCACCGTCGCCGTCCTCCCCGAAGCCGAGGACGTCGACATCGACATCCCCGCCAACGACATCCGGATCGATACGATGCGCGCGTCCGGCGCGGGCGGGCAGCATGTGAACACCACCGATTCGGCGGTGCGAATCACCCACCTGCCGACCGGTATCGTGGTCACCTCCTCGGAGAAGTCGCAGCACCAGAACCGGGCGCGGGCGATGGAAGTGCTGCGCGCGCGCCTCTACGACATGCAGCGCCAGCAAGCCGCCGACGCGCGCGCCGCCGACCGCAAGACGCAGGTCGGCTCCGGCGACCGCTCCGAGCGCATCCGCACCTACAACTTCCCGCAAGGGCGGATGACCGACCACCGCATCAACTTGACCCTCTACAAGCTCGACGAGATCCTCTCGGGCGCGGCGCTGGGCGAGGTGATCGACGCGCTGGCGACCGACCACAACGCCAAACTCCTCGCCGAAGCCGATGCCTGA
- a CDS encoding UDP-2,3-diacylglucosamine diphosphatase has product MGSEDEPDVRKYRTLFLSDIHLGTRGCQAELLLDFLRHHDAEKIYLVGDIIDGWRLKKTWYWPQSHNDVVQKILRKGRKGAEIVYLPGNHDEFLRDYVGTHFGGVEVVDSAIHHTADGRKLLIIHGDQFDVVVRHAKWLAFLGDWAYVTTLAINTWINIVRRKLGLTYWSLSAWAKLKVKNAVSFIGKFEEALSSEAKRRGADGVVCGHIHHATMHDMHGTHYINTGDWVESCTAVGEREDGTFELIRWTRLADRHPTRAVAPTSRSQAA; this is encoded by the coding sequence ATGGGATCCGAGGACGAACCTGACGTGCGCAAGTACCGCACGCTCTTCCTCTCCGACATCCACCTCGGCACCCGAGGATGCCAGGCGGAGCTGCTGCTCGACTTCCTGCGTCACCATGATGCCGAGAAGATCTACCTGGTGGGCGACATCATCGACGGATGGCGCCTGAAGAAGACCTGGTACTGGCCCCAGTCCCACAACGACGTGGTACAGAAGATCCTGCGCAAGGGCCGCAAGGGCGCCGAGATCGTCTACCTTCCCGGCAATCACGACGAGTTCCTGCGCGACTATGTCGGCACCCATTTCGGTGGGGTCGAGGTGGTCGACTCGGCGATCCACCACACCGCCGACGGGCGCAAACTTCTCATCATTCACGGCGACCAGTTCGACGTCGTCGTGCGTCATGCGAAGTGGCTCGCCTTCCTGGGCGACTGGGCCTACGTCACGACGCTGGCGATCAACACCTGGATCAACATCGTCCGCCGCAAGCTGGGGCTGACCTACTGGTCGCTGTCGGCCTGGGCGAAGTTGAAGGTGAAGAACGCGGTGTCCTTCATCGGCAAGTTCGAAGAGGCGCTCTCGTCCGAGGCGAAGCGCCGCGGCGCGGACGGCGTCGTGTGCGGCCACATCCACCATGCGACCATGCACGACATGCACGGCACGCATTACATCAACACCGGGGACTGGGTGGAGAGCTGCACCGCCGTGGGCGAGCGCGAGGACGGAACCTTCGAGCTGATCCGCTGGACGCGGCTGGCCGACCGCCATCCGACCCGCGCCGTGGCGCCGACGTCGCGCTCACAGGCGGCATGA
- the prmC gene encoding peptide chain release factor N(5)-glutamine methyltransferase — protein MPESRGVIFTGEPDLGHLYTTLRRRFREAQISTPDLDARLLVTETLDVTTTQLIANPRMAVDADQVAELERRAQERLAGRSIGRILGRRAFWSLDLRVTDDTLEPRPETETVVELALAALATPDAPALVADLGVGTGAILLSILSERLGAHGVGVDISFKALIEARRNAERHNLDHRAMFVQANFGSALAQQFDLVVSNPPYITTDDIAGLDRAVRDFDPLLALDGGEDGLNAYRVVFTHAQHMLRPGGTLVVEIDPAARDAVIAEAERRGLEVETVADDLNGDARAVSLRRGMV, from the coding sequence ATGCCTGAAAGCCGCGGCGTCATCTTCACCGGCGAGCCGGACCTCGGCCACCTCTACACCACGCTGCGGCGCCGCTTCCGCGAGGCGCAGATCTCCACCCCCGACCTCGACGCCCGCCTCCTGGTGACCGAGACGCTCGACGTCACGACGACGCAGCTCATCGCCAACCCGCGCATGGCGGTCGACGCCGATCAGGTCGCCGAGCTGGAGCGGCGGGCGCAGGAGCGGCTGGCGGGTCGCTCCATCGGCCGCATCCTCGGCCGTCGCGCCTTCTGGTCGCTCGACCTGCGCGTGACCGACGATACGCTGGAGCCGCGCCCCGAGACCGAGACGGTGGTGGAGCTGGCGCTCGCGGCCCTGGCGACACCGGACGCGCCGGCGCTGGTGGCCGACCTCGGTGTCGGGACCGGGGCGATCCTGTTGTCGATCCTGTCGGAGCGGCTGGGCGCGCACGGGGTCGGCGTCGACATCTCGTTCAAGGCGCTGATCGAGGCGCGGCGCAACGCCGAGCGCCACAACCTCGACCATAGGGCGATGTTCGTGCAGGCCAATTTCGGATCGGCGCTGGCGCAGCAGTTCGACCTCGTGGTCTCCAACCCGCCCTATATCACCACCGACGACATCGCCGGTCTGGACCGTGCGGTGCGCGACTTCGACCCGCTGCTGGCGCTCGACGGAGGCGAGGACGGGCTCAACGCCTACCGTGTCGTCTTCACCCACGCGCAGCACATGCTGCGGCCGGGCGGGACGCTGGTGGTCGAGATCGATCCGGCGGCGCGCGACGCGGTGATTGCAGAAGCCGAGCGCAGGGGGCTTGAAGTCGAGACGGTTGCGGACGATCTTAATGGTGATGCAAGGGCGGTGTCCCTGCGGCGCGGTATGGTTTGA
- the pgi gene encoding glucose-6-phosphate isomerase: MPGPTFDALCTHKKSLDGFHLRDAFSADPGRAARFALTEGDLLLDYSKNIVTDETMALLVERARAAGLEAKRDAMFAGEPINLTEGRAVLHVALRGEGPFAIDGRDVSADVAEVLDRVTAFADGVRSNAIVAADGQPFTDVVNIGIGGSDLGPRMVVRALSPYRDGGPDVHFVANVDGADIADTLARLDPARTLFLIASKTFTTQETMTNAATARQWIVDGVGEAAVGDHFAAISTALDKVAKFGISEDRVFGFWDWVGGRYSVWSAIGLSVAIAIGGAGFRAFLAGGAAADEHFRTRPLAENIPVVMGLLGDWYRTFFGYGAYAILPYDQRLVEFAAHLQQVDMESNGKRVHRDGSPVAEPTGPVIFGEPGTNGQHAFYQLLHQGTDPVPVDILVAAKPHEALSDHHAKLVANALAQTQALMRGRTLEEAREQLLAKGMDAAEADRLAPHRVFPGNRPSNTLAYQALDPFTLGRLLAFYEHKVFVQGALWDINSFDQWGVELGKELAGVLLPAIKGETSPDLDGSTAQLLAHLRGA; this comes from the coding sequence ATGCCCGGCCCCACGTTCGACGCTCTTTGCACCCACAAGAAGAGCCTCGACGGGTTCCATCTGCGCGACGCCTTCTCCGCCGATCCCGGCCGCGCCGCCCGCTTCGCGCTGACCGAGGGCGACCTCCTCCTCGACTATTCCAAGAACATCGTCACCGACGAGACGATGGCACTCCTCGTCGAGCGCGCCCGCGCGGCCGGCCTCGAGGCCAAGCGCGACGCGATGTTCGCCGGCGAGCCGATCAACCTGACCGAGGGCCGCGCCGTCCTCCACGTGGCGCTGCGCGGCGAGGGGCCGTTCGCCATCGACGGGCGCGACGTGTCGGCCGACGTCGCGGAGGTGCTGGACCGCGTCACCGCGTTCGCCGACGGGGTCCGCTCCAACGCGATCGTCGCCGCCGACGGCCAGCCGTTCACCGACGTCGTCAACATCGGCATCGGCGGCTCGGACCTCGGCCCGCGGATGGTGGTGCGCGCGCTGTCGCCCTACCGCGACGGCGGGCCCGACGTGCACTTCGTCGCCAACGTCGACGGAGCCGACATCGCCGACACGCTCGCCCGGCTCGACCCGGCGCGCACCCTCTTCCTCATCGCCTCGAAGACATTCACCACACAGGAGACGATGACCAACGCCGCGACCGCGCGTCAATGGATCGTCGACGGCGTGGGCGAGGCGGCGGTCGGCGACCACTTCGCCGCGATCTCCACCGCGCTCGACAAGGTGGCCAAGTTCGGCATCTCCGAGGACCGCGTCTTCGGGTTCTGGGACTGGGTCGGCGGGCGCTACTCGGTCTGGTCGGCGATCGGCCTGTCGGTCGCGATCGCCATCGGCGGCGCCGGCTTTCGCGCCTTCCTCGCCGGCGGCGCGGCGGCGGACGAGCATTTCCGCACCCGGCCGCTCGCCGAGAACATCCCCGTCGTCATGGGGCTGCTGGGCGACTGGTACCGCACCTTCTTCGGCTACGGCGCCTACGCCATCCTTCCCTACGACCAGCGCCTCGTCGAGTTCGCGGCCCACCTCCAGCAGGTGGACATGGAATCGAACGGCAAGCGGGTCCACCGCGACGGTTCGCCGGTCGCCGAGCCGACCGGGCCGGTGATCTTCGGCGAGCCCGGCACCAACGGGCAGCACGCCTTCTACCAGCTCCTCCACCAGGGCACCGACCCGGTCCCGGTGGACATCCTCGTCGCCGCCAAACCGCACGAGGCGCTGTCGGACCATCACGCCAAGCTCGTCGCCAACGCGCTGGCGCAAACGCAGGCGCTGATGCGCGGCCGCACCCTCGAGGAGGCGCGCGAGCAGCTCCTCGCCAAGGGGATGGACGCGGCCGAGGCGGACCGCCTGGCGCCGCACCGCGTCTTCCCCGGCAACCGCCCGTCCAACACGCTGGCCTACCAGGCGCTCGACCCGTTCACCCTCGGCCGGCTCCTCGCCTTCTACGAGCACAAGGTGTTCGTGCAGGGCGCGCTGTGGGACATCAACTCGTTCGACCAATGGGGCGTGGAGCTCGGCAAGGAGCTCGCCGGGGTGCTGCTGCCGGCCATCAAGGGCGAGACCAGCCCCGACCTCGACGGCTCGACCGCGCAGCTCCTCGCCCACCTGCGGGGCGCGTGA
- a CDS encoding glycosyltransferase family 1 protein, whose translation MTRLALVTDAWHPQVNGVVRTLDTTRQELIKLGIDVYMITPSDYRTVPMPTYPEIRLAVTTPWRVSRAIDEVRPDYVHIATEGPLGMIARRWCRKNNIGYTTSYHTRFPEYVRARAPIPMSWSYAFVRSFHNAGVGCMVSNTTLERELAAWGFQRLVRWVRGVDTVTFNPDVPPALPDLPKPVFLYVGRVAVEKNIGAFLDLDLPGTKLVVGDGPALPTLKAKYPDAVFTGNRVGEELTAHYTSADVFVFPSMTDTWGLVQMEALACGVPVAAFPTMGPLDVIADSGTGALDWDLRQACLDALSIPRDRCRSYAEQFSWESSVKQFWENLQRANGIEIAAN comes from the coding sequence ATGACGCGCCTCGCCCTCGTGACCGACGCTTGGCACCCGCAGGTGAACGGTGTGGTCCGAACCCTCGATACGACGCGCCAGGAGCTGATCAAGCTCGGCATCGACGTCTACATGATCACGCCGTCGGACTATCGCACGGTGCCGATGCCGACCTATCCGGAGATCCGCCTCGCGGTGACGACGCCGTGGCGCGTGTCGCGCGCGATCGACGAGGTGCGGCCGGACTACGTGCATATCGCCACCGAGGGGCCGCTCGGGATGATCGCGCGGCGGTGGTGCCGCAAGAACAACATCGGCTACACCACGAGCTACCACACGCGCTTTCCCGAATATGTGCGAGCCCGCGCGCCGATCCCGATGTCGTGGTCCTACGCCTTCGTGCGCTCGTTCCACAACGCGGGCGTCGGCTGCATGGTCTCCAACACGACGCTGGAGCGCGAGCTGGCGGCCTGGGGCTTCCAGCGCCTGGTGCGCTGGGTGCGCGGGGTCGACACCGTGACGTTCAATCCCGACGTGCCGCCCGCGCTGCCGGACCTTCCGAAGCCCGTCTTCCTCTACGTCGGCCGGGTCGCGGTGGAGAAGAACATCGGCGCCTTCCTCGACCTCGACCTTCCCGGCACCAAGCTCGTGGTGGGCGACGGCCCGGCGCTGCCGACGTTGAAGGCGAAGTATCCGGACGCAGTCTTCACCGGCAACCGCGTTGGCGAGGAGCTGACGGCGCACTACACCTCCGCCGACGTCTTCGTCTTCCCCAGCATGACCGACACGTGGGGCCTCGTGCAGATGGAGGCGCTCGCCTGCGGCGTCCCCGTCGCCGCGTTCCCGACGATGGGCCCGCTCGACGTCATCGCCGATTCGGGAACCGGGGCGCTGGACTGGGACTTGAGACAGGCGTGCCTCGACGCGTTGTCGATCCCGCGCGACCGCTGCCGATCGTATGCCGAACAGTTCTCCTGGGAATCCAGCGTCAAGCAGTTCTGGGAGAACCTGCAACGGGCGAACGGCATCGAAATCGCCGCCAACTAA
- a CDS encoding DUF4167 domain-containing protein produces MRPNNPSKRLRGRSRSKGGGNPLSRSYESNGPDVKIRGSALQVADKYAQLARDAQSAGDRVMAENYFQHAEHYYRIVAAAYEQSGQQQPRGERHGDDRHGDNRHRGNEQPNINGFDGMDDDDDDGSIRVNGSRSHGRDDEQDEAPVRANHRNGGSNGANGSHAAARDDDDDAADPAQAPQPDVTPTPAELDASADVKAEDDASDADGDEGDAKAKKAAKPKTPRRRTTTPRTRAPRTRRTEASADAAPQPAAETGESN; encoded by the coding sequence ATGAGACCTAACAACCCGAGCAAGCGTCTTCGTGGTCGCAGCCGGAGCAAAGGCGGCGGCAATCCGCTGTCGCGCTCCTACGAGTCGAACGGCCCCGACGTTAAGATCCGGGGTTCGGCTTTGCAGGTGGCTGACAAGTACGCCCAGCTCGCGCGTGATGCGCAATCTGCGGGCGACCGTGTGATGGCGGAGAACTATTTCCAACACGCCGAACATTATTATCGGATCGTCGCCGCCGCTTACGAGCAGAGCGGCCAACAACAACCCCGCGGCGAGCGTCACGGCGACGACCGCCACGGCGACAACCGTCACCGCGGCAACGAGCAGCCGAACATCAACGGCTTCGACGGCATGGACGACGACGATGACGACGGGTCCATCCGCGTCAACGGTTCACGCTCCCACGGCCGCGACGACGAGCAAGACGAGGCGCCCGTTCGCGCCAATCACCGCAACGGCGGCTCCAACGGGGCCAACGGCTCCCACGCGGCGGCCCGTGACGATGACGACGACGCGGCCGATCCCGCCCAGGCCCCTCAGCCCGACGTGACCCCCACGCCGGCCGAGTTGGATGCATCCGCCGACGTCAAGGCCGAGGACGACGCGTCCGACGCTGACGGCGACGAAGGCGACGCCAAGGCCAAGAAGGCCGCCAAGCCGAAGACCCCGCGCCGCCGGACCACCACGCCGCGCACGCGTGCCCCGCGCACCCGGCGCACCGAGGCGTCCGCCGACGCCGCGCCGCAGCCCGCGGCCGAGACCGGCGAGAGCAACTGA
- a CDS encoding DUF1489 family protein, with protein MTVHLLKLCVGVSSIDALRQSAERRAGSDSRQAMRITTRTAPKRVDEVLADGSLYWVIKGSVQARQRVVGIEPFNDASGVARVHILLAPDVVAVRPRPCRPFQGWRYLRADEAPVDVSAAAMDEAMPAAMRRDLLELCLL; from the coding sequence ATGACGGTGCATCTTCTCAAGCTATGTGTCGGCGTTTCCAGCATCGACGCGCTGCGGCAATCGGCCGAGCGTCGTGCGGGAAGTGATTCGCGCCAGGCGATGCGAATCACCACGCGCACCGCCCCCAAGCGGGTCGACGAAGTGCTGGCGGACGGCAGCCTCTACTGGGTGATCAAGGGAAGCGTGCAGGCGCGCCAGCGCGTGGTGGGCATCGAGCCGTTCAACGACGCGTCGGGCGTAGCGCGGGTGCACATCCTCCTGGCGCCGGACGTGGTGGCGGTGCGGCCGCGGCCCTGCCGCCCCTTCCAGGGATGGCGCTACCTCAGGGCCGACGAGGCGCCGGTGGACGTCTCGGCCGCCGCGATGGACGAGGCGATGCCCGCCGCGATGCGCCGCGACCTCCTGGAACTCTGCCTGCTCTGA
- a CDS encoding OmpA family protein, whose amino-acid sequence MHAPTLALALALLAFPLAALAGAPARLAAPSAGAGISAVQFGAEEKATGRAAVEARKRELDRLRHARGREQEERRRARLEALRKDGGGTEPWRAEGAIDGATGPAPGGLSAGPFGGAGTPRAGRGFGGRRLVGEATVDGGEQRRAQRLAAKQRPARTALAQYLDRLPPAPGAQAARLAREENQRLWESRAAARITTNAPGREGALGPLGMLRWGDLVDQDERFSIFAGTDGRNTLVANRRESRRFHWKAAAVREFAYDNGWSESVVARRDGSTVRTLRDANGVPIRRSRVDADGAETMFFNNLPIWLAQDASADTAIAADAFDAVPAGEVDAAVSSLDALYRAATAEPSGNLRRAFTLNQILTDPALRGMMPAIDVDTITFETNSATLSTDELAVLELVGASIAAAVAADPREVFLIEGHTDAQGHPIENMKLSDERAEAVARLLTEAFDIPPENFVTHGYGEEALKVETDEPDRRNRRVTVRRITPLLTEGAAVAAIAPTALR is encoded by the coding sequence GTGCACGCTCCGACCCTCGCTCTCGCCCTCGCGCTCCTCGCGTTTCCGCTCGCCGCGCTGGCCGGGGCGCCGGCACGCCTCGCGGCGCCGTCGGCGGGCGCGGGCATCAGCGCGGTGCAGTTCGGGGCGGAGGAGAAGGCGACCGGGCGTGCCGCTGTCGAGGCGCGCAAGCGGGAGCTCGACCGGCTGCGTCATGCGCGCGGCCGCGAGCAGGAGGAACGGCGCCGCGCACGCCTCGAGGCGCTGCGCAAGGACGGCGGCGGCACCGAGCCATGGCGGGCCGAGGGCGCAATCGACGGGGCGACCGGACCGGCGCCCGGCGGGCTGAGCGCCGGGCCGTTCGGCGGCGCCGGCACGCCACGCGCGGGGCGGGGCTTCGGCGGGCGCCGTCTCGTCGGAGAGGCGACGGTGGACGGGGGCGAGCAGCGCCGGGCGCAACGCCTCGCCGCCAAGCAGCGCCCGGCCAGGACCGCGCTCGCCCAATATCTCGACCGTCTCCCGCCCGCTCCCGGTGCGCAGGCCGCCCGGTTGGCGCGCGAAGAGAACCAGCGGCTGTGGGAGAGCCGCGCCGCCGCCCGCATCACCACGAACGCCCCGGGCCGCGAGGGCGCACTCGGCCCGCTCGGCATGCTGCGCTGGGGCGATCTGGTGGACCAGGACGAGCGTTTCTCGATCTTCGCCGGAACGGACGGGCGCAACACCTTGGTCGCCAACCGGCGCGAGAGCCGGCGCTTCCACTGGAAGGCCGCCGCCGTTCGCGAATTCGCGTACGACAACGGCTGGAGCGAGAGCGTCGTCGCGCGGCGCGACGGCAGCACGGTGCGCACCCTGCGCGACGCCAACGGCGTCCCCATCCGCCGCTCGCGGGTGGACGCGGACGGCGCGGAGACGATGTTCTTCAACAACCTGCCGATCTGGCTGGCGCAGGACGCCTCGGCCGACACCGCCATCGCCGCCGACGCGTTCGACGCGGTCCCCGCCGGGGAGGTCGACGCCGCGGTCTCCTCCCTCGACGCGCTCTACCGCGCCGCGACCGCCGAGCCCAGCGGCAACCTGCGCCGCGCCTTCACGCTGAACCAGATCCTCACCGACCCTGCGCTGCGCGGCATGATGCCGGCGATCGATGTCGATACGATCACCTTCGAGACGAACTCGGCGACCCTGTCGACCGACGAACTGGCGGTGCTGGAGCTGGTGGGCGCGTCGATCGCCGCGGCGGTGGCGGCCGATCCGCGCGAGGTCTTCCTGATCGAGGGGCACACGGACGCGCAGGGCCACCCGATCGAAAACATGAAGCTGAGCGATGAGCGCGCCGAGGCCGTGGCCCGCCTGCTGACCGAGGCGTTCGACATTCCGCCGGAGAACTTCGTCACCCACGGGTACGGCGAGGAGGCGCTGAAGGTGGAGACCGACGAGCCGGACCGCCGCAACCGCCGCGTCACCGTCCGCCGGATCACGCCGCTGCTGACCGAGGGAGCCGCCGTGGCCGCCATCGCCCCGACCGCGTTGCGCTGA
- a CDS encoding xanthine dehydrogenase family protein molybdopterin-binding subunit, which produces MAKFGMGASAQRVEDQALITGHGQYTADVTPEGTLYAVVLRSPIAAGSFKINDIEAAKAAPGVHLVMTYADIGEPLAPLPCRAAYKQEDGTPTQVYPRYSLAKDEVRHIGDPVAMIVADSVAAANDAAELIDIDWNQTDSVTDAAAALEDGAPLVWPAHGSNLAFRYGVGNREGTEEAFAKATRFAKLDLHNNRLVTNYMETRGALGQYDATTGRYTLTAGTQGGHGMRGVLAEILKTDEANIRVVTPDVGGGFGTKIFVYPEYPAVMHAAKMLGRPVKWICGRSEAFMSDSQGRDNVTTAEVAMDDTGRFLALRVDLKANMGGYLAQFAPHIPFVGSSMAPGVYAFPVMYVAVKGVYTNTVPTDAYRGAGRPEAAYTIERLVEEAAHVMSLSPEEIRRRNFIKPEEMPFKTAAGRTYDTGEFDGHMSRAMEVIDWDGFDERKAESTARGAIRGIGMATYIEACAFPGSERAEIELAPDGKMTLMIGTQTNGQGHATSYTQIIADRLGVAPENITVIQGDTDRVKTGGGTGGSRSIPLGLPSVDVASVEMSTKLKELASDKLEASADDLEFSGGSVRIVGTDRSVTFAELAESAGGLTSEGRVQQDEPTFPNGSHICELEIDKATGKVAILRYVIVDDFGATVNPMLLQGQVHGGIVQGIGQALYERTVYDEDGQLLSASLLDYCVPRADDVPFFHFETRNVPSKHNAMGIKGAGEAGTIGAAPAVMNAICNALWTNCGVSHVDMPATPDVLWRIISQASAKAA; this is translated from the coding sequence ATGGCTAAGTTCGGAATGGGCGCGTCGGCTCAACGCGTTGAAGACCAGGCGCTCATCACCGGCCATGGTCAGTACACGGCGGACGTGACGCCCGAGGGCACGCTCTATGCAGTGGTGCTGCGCTCGCCGATCGCCGCGGGGTCGTTCAAGATCAACGATATCGAAGCCGCCAAGGCCGCGCCCGGCGTCCACCTCGTGATGACCTATGCCGATATCGGCGAACCGCTTGCCCCGCTTCCCTGCCGGGCCGCCTACAAGCAGGAAGACGGCACGCCGACGCAGGTCTACCCCCGCTACTCGCTGGCGAAGGACGAGGTGCGCCACATCGGCGACCCCGTGGCGATGATCGTGGCCGACAGTGTCGCCGCCGCCAACGACGCCGCCGAGCTGATCGACATCGACTGGAACCAGACCGACAGCGTGACCGACGCGGCGGCCGCGCTGGAAGACGGCGCCCCGCTGGTGTGGCCCGCGCACGGCTCCAACCTCGCCTTCCGCTACGGCGTCGGCAACCGGGAAGGCACCGAGGAGGCGTTCGCCAAGGCGACCAGGTTCGCCAAGCTCGACCTCCACAACAACCGCCTCGTCACCAACTACATGGAGACGCGCGGCGCGCTGGGGCAGTACGACGCCACCACCGGCCGCTACACGCTGACCGCCGGCACCCAGGGTGGCCACGGCATGCGCGGCGTCCTCGCCGAAATCCTGAAGACCGACGAGGCCAATATCCGCGTCGTCACGCCCGACGTCGGCGGCGGCTTCGGCACCAAGATCTTCGTCTATCCCGAGTACCCGGCCGTCATGCACGCCGCCAAGATGCTCGGCCGTCCGGTGAAGTGGATCTGCGGCCGCTCCGAGGCCTTCATGTCCGACAGCCAGGGCCGCGACAACGTCACCACCGCGGAAGTGGCGATGGACGACACCGGCCGCTTCCTGGCGCTGCGGGTCGACCTCAAGGCCAACATGGGCGGCTACCTCGCCCAGTTCGCGCCGCACATTCCGTTCGTCGGCTCGTCGATGGCGCCGGGCGTCTACGCCTTCCCGGTGATGTACGTTGCCGTGAAGGGCGTCTACACCAACACCGTGCCGACCGACGCCTACCGCGGCGCCGGGCGCCCCGAGGCCGCCTACACCATCGAGCGCCTCGTCGAAGAGGCGGCGCATGTGATGAGCCTTTCGCCGGAGGAGATCCGCCGGCGCAACTTCATCAAGCCCGAAGAGATGCCCTTCAAGACCGCCGCCGGCCGCACCTACGACACCGGCGAGTTCGACGGACACATGTCCCGCGCGATGGAGGTCATCGACTGGGACGGCTTCGACGAGCGCAAGGCCGAGAGCACGGCGCGCGGCGCGATCCGCGGCATCGGCATGGCGACCTACATCGAGGCGTGCGCCTTCCCCGGCTCCGAGCGCGCCGAGATCGAGCTGGCGCCCGACGGCAAGATGACGCTGATGATCGGCACCCAGACCAACGGTCAGGGCCACGCCACCTCCTACACGCAGATCATCGCCGACCGCCTGGGCGTCGCCCCGGAGAACATCACCGTCATCCAGGGCGACACGGACCGGGTGAAGACCGGCGGCGGCACAGGCGGCTCGCGCTCGATCCCGCTGGGTCTTCCGTCGGTGGACGTCGCGTCGGTGGAGATGTCGACCAAGCTGAAGGAACTCGCGTCCGACAAGCTGGAGGCCTCCGCCGACGACCTCGAGTTCTCGGGCGGGTCGGTCCGCATCGTCGGTACCGACCGCTCGGTGACGTTCGCGGAGCTGGCCGAGTCGGCCGGCGGCCTCACCTCCGAGGGCCGCGTGCAGCAGGACGAGCCGACCTTCCCCAACGGCTCGCACATCTGCGAGCTCGAGATCGACAAGGCGACCGGCAAGGTGGCCATCCTGCGCTACGTCATCGTCGACGACTTCGGTGCCACGGTGAACCCGATGCTGCTGCAGGGTCAGGTCCACGGCGGTATCGTCCAGGGCATCGGCCAGGCCCTCTACGAGCGCACCGTCTACGACGAGGACGGCCAGCTCCTGTCGGCCTCGCTGCTCGATTATTGCGTGCCGCGCGCCGACGACGTACCGTTCTTCCACTTCGAGACGCGCAACGTGCCGTCCAAGCACAATGCGATGGGCATCAAGGGCGCGGGCGAGGCCGGCACCATCGGCGCCGCCCCGGCGGTGATGAACGCCATCTGCAACGCGCTGTGGACGAACTGCGGCGTCTCGCACGTGGACATGCCGGCGACGCCGGACGTCCTGTGGCGCATCATCAGCCAGGCGTCGGCCAAGGCGGCCTGA